The following are encoded together in the Desulfococcus multivorans genome:
- a CDS encoding phosphoadenosine phosphosulfate reductase family protein — MYNYEWDKRTGRYRLTTQTGKFVACEIRPVFAEELALLGLWARLAFEPTERHPLLWAKQNVYLYRGEEIAKLHKTRYGKPPDIEWKGVLGENEGLPKGEKLLKKQKIVPVDVGALVAENREIMSALIADTLKRIKEMYDGYTGKCEAIYIGFSGGKDSVVLLDLCHKVLPLDVPVIFSDTDMELPDTYRVWEEIQKRYEGRTFLKVSAKTPALKNWQLFGPPSQALRWCCSVHKSTPAILALKERLGKKSLRTLAFVGVRGEESQRRFGYDDIGDGLKSQSQVNAMPILAWSAHELWLYIFEHDLVLNEAYRKGVPRVGCLMCPMSTDRQNYLIRMNYHESVAPFADAVRDTIDREFSSEEDEDAFVYEGGWYARKSGVSLKQVIAEPGIERKRDRVICEFPIEAEPALKEWLKATGEIKGANLTLCEDRQRGLLQCVWTNGKADKSVSKWLVYAVHKAIACIGCNACEAECPTGALRFEKDTYSGKLKVIIDEGMCVHCMRCYTPDEGCWRYYSKRYAGAKTMNISGINKYMTFGLKPEWIEVLVKEGANFRQTTALGNRMVPAAVTWFREAGLIGDSTAIATTSLLEVGKKRGFSDLLFWQLLWLRLSNISPLVKWYVCNTDLNLEYPVKRIDEKLSQSVSSASVRKGALQSLCQLVKNSPLCEGDRVLIETTMKGRTVEKLTRRARSVDPLVVLYGLYVMAEKSGRDAFTVRQMMAAEFDGEVVSPLSVFGIPPDEFKKLCMGLVTVHPDLITCSFTLGLDEVRVFPETKSRDDVVALILER; from the coding sequence ATGTATAATTACGAGTGGGACAAGCGAACGGGCAGGTACCGCCTGACGACCCAGACAGGGAAGTTTGTGGCCTGCGAAATCCGGCCAGTATTTGCAGAGGAACTGGCGCTTTTGGGGTTATGGGCACGTTTGGCGTTTGAACCGACAGAGCGGCATCCGCTGCTCTGGGCGAAGCAGAACGTGTATTTGTATCGCGGTGAAGAAATCGCTAAACTCCATAAGACACGTTATGGTAAGCCGCCGGACATCGAATGGAAGGGCGTATTAGGCGAGAACGAAGGTTTACCGAAAGGTGAGAAGTTACTAAAAAAACAAAAAATAGTTCCAGTTGATGTCGGGGCACTGGTGGCTGAAAACCGTGAAATCATGTCCGCGCTTATAGCGGATACGCTCAAGCGCATTAAGGAGATGTATGACGGTTACACCGGAAAATGCGAAGCGATTTACATCGGCTTCAGCGGCGGCAAGGACTCGGTCGTTCTACTCGACCTTTGCCACAAGGTCCTTCCGTTGGACGTACCGGTTATTTTCAGTGATACGGATATGGAACTTCCGGATACTTACCGAGTTTGGGAAGAGATCCAAAAACGCTACGAAGGCCGCACGTTTTTGAAAGTCTCCGCTAAAACCCCCGCATTGAAAAATTGGCAACTCTTCGGGCCGCCGTCGCAAGCGCTGCGCTGGTGCTGTTCCGTCCACAAAAGTACTCCCGCAATATTAGCGCTAAAGGAAAGGCTCGGAAAAAAGTCACTCAGAACGCTGGCATTTGTTGGGGTACGTGGTGAGGAAAGTCAACGGCGTTTTGGATACGACGACATTGGAGATGGTTTGAAAAGCCAATCGCAGGTGAATGCCATGCCAATTTTGGCGTGGTCCGCGCATGAACTGTGGCTTTACATTTTTGAGCATGATCTGGTTCTGAACGAAGCATACCGAAAAGGGGTACCGCGTGTGGGATGCCTGATGTGTCCAATGTCAACCGACCGCCAGAATTATTTGATACGGATGAATTATCATGAGTCAGTCGCGCCGTTTGCTGACGCGGTGCGTGATACGATTGATCGCGAGTTTTCTTCTGAAGAAGACGAGGATGCGTTCGTTTACGAAGGCGGGTGGTATGCAAGGAAAAGCGGCGTATCCTTGAAACAAGTCATTGCGGAGCCAGGAATCGAACGCAAAAGGGACCGAGTGATTTGTGAATTTCCAATCGAAGCAGAGCCAGCCTTAAAGGAGTGGCTCAAAGCCACTGGTGAAATTAAAGGCGCGAATTTGACTCTTTGTGAGGACAGGCAGAGAGGTTTGCTTCAATGTGTCTGGACGAACGGAAAAGCAGATAAGTCTGTTTCCAAGTGGCTGGTATACGCCGTTCACAAGGCTATTGCCTGCATAGGATGCAACGCTTGCGAGGCGGAATGTCCGACAGGCGCGTTGCGTTTCGAAAAAGATACCTATAGTGGAAAGCTGAAGGTCATTATTGATGAAGGGATGTGCGTTCATTGCATGAGGTGTTATACGCCCGACGAGGGTTGTTGGCGGTATTACTCAAAGCGATATGCAGGAGCAAAGACGATGAACATCAGCGGTATCAACAAATATATGACGTTTGGGCTGAAGCCTGAATGGATTGAAGTTCTGGTGAAAGAGGGCGCGAATTTCCGTCAGACAACCGCGCTAGGTAACCGGATGGTTCCAGCAGCTGTGACGTGGTTCCGAGAGGCGGGATTGATTGGAGATTCAACGGCTATAGCTACAACATCGCTTTTGGAAGTTGGCAAGAAACGCGGTTTCAGCGATTTGCTGTTTTGGCAGTTGCTATGGCTCCGACTGTCAAATATCTCTCCCCTCGTGAAATGGTATGTCTGCAATACGGATCTTAACTTGGAATATCCGGTGAAACGGATTGATGAAAAGCTATCACAATCCGTTAGTTCGGCATCGGTGAGGAAGGGTGCGTTGCAGTCGCTTTGCCAACTGGTTAAGAATTCACCGCTTTGCGAAGGAGACAGGGTGTTGATTGAAACCACAATGAAGGGCAGAACCGTTGAAAAGCTCACACGACGTGCGCGTTCGGTGGATCCGCTGGTAGTTCTTTACGGGCTTTATGTGATGGCGGAAAAGTCCGGACGCGATGCCTTCACCGTGCGACAGATGATGGCGGCGGAGTTTGACGGGGAGGTTGTGTCACCCTTATCGGTGTTCGGAATTCCGCCGGATGAGTTTAAGAAGCTGTGCATGGGACTGGTGACGGTGCATCCAGACCTCATCACGTGCAGCTTTACGCTGGGGCTGGACGAGGTGCGGGTGTTCCCGGAAACGAAAAGTCGGGACGATGTGGTGGCTCTGATTTTAGAAAGGTAA